The Chthoniobacterales bacterium genome segment CCACCTGCGAAACCGCCAGCCGTGGCGACACGGGAGTCGAGATCGATCTGGCCCTCGTGCCGAAGCGCGAAACCGGGATGACTCCCTACGAAACGCTTCTCAGCGAGTCGCAGGAGCGGATGCTGATTATTGTCAAACTCGGCGAGGAAGACGCGGTGAAACGTATCTTCGAGAAATGGGATTTGCCCTACGCGCACGTCGGATTCGTCCGCGACGACGGCATGATGCGGGTGAAGAATCACGGCGCGACCGTGGTGGAAATTCCCGCGAAGAAACTGGCCGACGACGCCCCGATTTACGTTCGCGAAGTGTCGCCGCGTCCGATTCCCGCTCCTTACAAGAACAGCGATTTGCCGCCAACCGACTTGCATTCCGCTCTGCCGACGTTGCTGGCGGACCCGAGCATTGCGTCGAAAGAATGGGTCTGGACGCAATACGATCACATGGTTCGCAACGGCTGCGTGGTGCGTCCGGGTTCCGACGCGGCGGTTTTCTACATTCGCGAGGCGGATAAATTTGTGGCCTCCACGAGCGACTGCAACAGCCTCTATTGCGCGCTCGATCCGCGTGAGGGTGCCAAAGCCGCCATCGCCGAAGCCGCTCGCAACCTGGCTTGCTCGGGTGCGGTTCCGCTCGCGGTGACGGACAATCTCAATTTCGGCAACCCGCACAATCCGGAGAATTTCTGGCAACTCCAGCAGTGCGTCGAAGGTCTGGCCGAGGGCTGCAACGCCTTCGATGTCCCGGTGACGGGCGGCAACGTGTCGCTTTACAATCAAAGTCCCGCCGGAGCCATCGACCCGACGCCGACCGTCGGCATGGTCGGCCTGATCGCGTCGGAAAAGCACATCACCACGCAGCACTTTCAATCGGCTGGCGACGTTATTTTTCTCCTCGGCGACGCGGGTTACGAAATGGGCGGCTCGCATTTCTTGAAGGTGCTCCACGGCAAAAAGGAAGGCCTCCCGCCGCGAGTGGACTTTGGGAAGGAACGCGCTATTCACGACGCGCTGCGCAGCCTCATTCATATGGAACTCGTCCGCAGCGCCCACGATTGCAGCGAGGGCGGACTGGCCGTGGCGCTGGCCGAATCGTGCTTCGCCAACAGTCTCGGGGCCACAGTCGAGTTGCAGTCGAATGAGTCGGATGCGGTCGCGCTGTTCAACGAGAGCCAGGCCCGCATCGTCTTCACCAGCAGCGAGGCGAACGCCGCCGCCGTCCTTGATTTCCTCGAGCAGAATGGAACGCAAGTCACCCGTCTCGGCGTGGTCGGCGGTAGCGAATTGAAGATCACCGCCCAAGCCAGCTACGCATGGCCAGTGGCCGATTTGTCTGCCGCGTGGAAAAACAGCATCGGTCGCGTGATGCAATAACGGCGAACTGAGTTAGGTTCTTTTCTAACAAATTATTCTTTGAGCACCCACGATTTCAAACACGAATGCGGCGTCTTTGCCGTCTATGGACACCCGAACGCGGCGATTCTGACCTATTACGGATTGTTCGCGCTCCAGCATCGCGGACAGGAAAGCGCGGGAATTATCACCGCCACGGAGCCCGGTGCGCCGTTCATCATGCACAAGGACATGGGGCTGGTTTCCACGGTTTTCTCCGCTCCCGAATTGGAGAAACTCAAGGGCACACGCTCCATCGGGCACGTCCGCTACTCGACCACGGGCTCCAGCACATTGATCAATTCGCAGCCGCTGGCGATCAACTGCCAGCGCGGCCAACTCGCCATCGGGCACAACGGCAACTTGATCAACGCCGCTGCCCTGCGCGAGGAACTCGAGTCACGCGGCTCCATTTTCCAGACCACGGTCGATAGCGAAATCATCGTTCATCTCCTCGCACAGCCGAACAAAAACGGGGAGAGTCCGCTGGCGGCTTTGCGGCGGTTGGAAGGCGCATTTTCGCTAGTGATCATGAGCGAGGAAGAGATCATCGGCGTGCGCGATCCGTTTGGTTTCCGCCCGTTGTCGCTCGGAAAACTGGACGGCGCTTACATTCTTTCCTCGGAGACTTGCGCGTTTGATTTGATTCATGCCGAATTCGTTCGCGAGGTTGAGCCAGGTGAGGTCGTGATCATCAATGCAGACGGCGTGCGCTCGGAGTTTCCCTTTCGCGAGGTGGAAAAAAAGGCGTTCTGCATGTTCGAGTACGTCTATTTTGCGCGGCCCGACAGCATCATTTCCAACGTCAATGTGAGCAAAGTCCGCACCCGCATGGGCCGCGAACTCGCCAAGCTGCATCCCTGCGAGGCCGACATCGTGGTGCCTGTGCCCGACTCGGGGAACTATGCCGCGATGGGTTTTTCCGAGGAGTTGAACATTCCTTTCGAGCACGCGTTTGTGAGAAATCATTACATTGGCCGGACGTTTCTCCAGCCGACGCAGTTGATCCGAGATTTTAACGTTCGGGTGAAACTCAACCTCATCAAAGAGGCCGTCGATGGAAAACGCGTCGTCGTCGTCGATGACAGCATCGTTCGCGGCACGACGGCCAAGGCGCGCGTGATCAATCTGCGCGAGGCGGGCGCGAAGGAAGTCCACATGAGAATCAGTTGTCCGCCGCACAAATTTGCCTGTCATTACGGCATCGATTTTCCCGATCCGGGCAAGTTGCTGGCCAATCAGCTAACCTTGGACGAGATCCGCGAATATCTTGGTGCAGACAGCATCGGCTATCTCGATGTCGCCGGCATGGTGAAGGCGACCGGACTGCCGGAAAATGATTTTTGTCTGGCGTGTTTTACCGGCAACTATCCGATTCCGTTCGATCCCGAGCTGGATAAATTCATCATGGAAAAACGCCGCAGCCAGTCGCGGTTTCTCTCCAACGGCGTCGGTCAGCAGGAGCTTTTTGCCAGCAAATCATGAGTGTTAGAAAACCCACCGCCAAAGTAAAAGCCTACGCCAAAGCCGGCGTCGATGTGGACCTCGGCAACCAAGTCAAAAGTGGCATTCATGCCAAGGTCAGCAAAACGCACGGGCCCAATGTTCTGGGAAAAATCGGTGGCTTCGGCGGTTTGTTCCGGGCGGATTTCGGAGGGATGAAAGAACCGGTTCTCGTCTCCAGCATCGATGGCGTCGGCACGAAATTGAAGATCGCCTTCGCGGTTGGCCGCCATGACACCGTGGCTCAGGATCTGGTGAATCATTGCGTGGACGACATCGCGGTGATCGGAGCCAAACCGCTTTTCTTTCTCGACTACATCGGCTCGGGGAAACTCGATACTAAGGCCTTTGATCAGATGCTCACTGGCTTCACAAAAGCCTGTCAGGCAGCGGGTTGCGCCCTGATCGGCGGCGAGACGGCCCAGATGCCCGGGATGTATCAACCCGGCGAATACGATCTCGCCGGCTGCATCGTCGGCGTCGTGGATCGTGAGAAAATGCTCGACGGTTCGCGCATCGAAAAGGGCGACATTGTTATCGGACTCGCCTCCAACGGGTTGCATACGAATGGCTACTCGCTCGCCAGAAAAGTGCTCCTCTCCGGGCGCGGTGCCTACAAGCTCGACGACCGCATCGAAGGCACGAAACTCACCTTGGGCGAGGAACTTTTGCGCGTGCACAAAAACTATCAGCCGCTGATGGCTTCCCTGCCGGACGGCGTTCTGAAAGGCGCCGCGCACATCACTGGCGGCGGATTGCTCGACAATCTTCCCCGCGTGCTGCCGAAGACGCTGAACGCCCGAATCGACTCCAAGTCGTGGACCGTGCCAGCGCTCTTCCAATTGATTCAAACTCGCGGCAAAATCGATCCGCTGGAGAT includes the following:
- the purL gene encoding phosphoribosylformylglycinamidine synthase subunit PurL, with amino-acid sequence METAITPEVIAKHGITPDEYTRIQGILGRDPNFTELGVFSVMWSEHCSYKNSKPELRKFPTSGPRVLVKAGEENAGVIDIGDGWAVAFKMESHNHPSAVEPFQGAATGVGGIIRDIFTMGARPVFSLNSLRFGPLTDAHNRRLFAGVVSGIAHYGNCIGVPTIGGEIYFDESYNGNPLVNVFCLGVLRHEEIARGAASGVGNPVFYVGAETGRDGLAGAAFASRDLTEESKEDRPAVQVGDPFKEKLLLEACLELLASGCVAGIQDMGAAGLTCSTCETASRGDTGVEIDLALVPKRETGMTPYETLLSESQERMLIIVKLGEEDAVKRIFEKWDLPYAHVGFVRDDGMMRVKNHGATVVEIPAKKLADDAPIYVREVSPRPIPAPYKNSDLPPTDLHSALPTLLADPSIASKEWVWTQYDHMVRNGCVVRPGSDAAVFYIREADKFVASTSDCNSLYCALDPREGAKAAIAEAARNLACSGAVPLAVTDNLNFGNPHNPENFWQLQQCVEGLAEGCNAFDVPVTGGNVSLYNQSPAGAIDPTPTVGMVGLIASEKHITTQHFQSAGDVIFLLGDAGYEMGGSHFLKVLHGKKEGLPPRVDFGKERAIHDALRSLIHMELVRSAHDCSEGGLAVALAESCFANSLGATVELQSNESDAVALFNESQARIVFTSSEANAAAVLDFLEQNGTQVTRLGVVGGSELKITAQASYAWPVADLSAAWKNSIGRVMQ
- the purF gene encoding amidophosphoribosyltransferase; translated protein: MSTHDFKHECGVFAVYGHPNAAILTYYGLFALQHRGQESAGIITATEPGAPFIMHKDMGLVSTVFSAPELEKLKGTRSIGHVRYSTTGSSTLINSQPLAINCQRGQLAIGHNGNLINAAALREELESRGSIFQTTVDSEIIVHLLAQPNKNGESPLAALRRLEGAFSLVIMSEEEIIGVRDPFGFRPLSLGKLDGAYILSSETCAFDLIHAEFVREVEPGEVVIINADGVRSEFPFREVEKKAFCMFEYVYFARPDSIISNVNVSKVRTRMGRELAKLHPCEADIVVPVPDSGNYAAMGFSEELNIPFEHAFVRNHYIGRTFLQPTQLIRDFNVRVKLNLIKEAVDGKRVVVVDDSIVRGTTAKARVINLREAGAKEVHMRISCPPHKFACHYGIDFPDPGKLLANQLTLDEIREYLGADSIGYLDVAGMVKATGLPENDFCLACFTGNYPIPFDPELDKFIMEKRRSQSRFLSNGVGQQELFASKS
- the purM gene encoding phosphoribosylformylglycinamidine cyclo-ligase, whose protein sequence is MSVRKPTAKVKAYAKAGVDVDLGNQVKSGIHAKVSKTHGPNVLGKIGGFGGLFRADFGGMKEPVLVSSIDGVGTKLKIAFAVGRHDTVAQDLVNHCVDDIAVIGAKPLFFLDYIGSGKLDTKAFDQMLTGFTKACQAAGCALIGGETAQMPGMYQPGEYDLAGCIVGVVDREKMLDGSRIEKGDIVIGLASNGLHTNGYSLARKVLLSGRGAYKLDDRIEGTKLTLGEELLRVHKNYQPLMASLPDGVLKGAAHITGGGLLDNLPRVLPKTLNARIDSKSWTVPALFQLIQTRGKIDPLEMYQVFNMGIGMTLVVSPEDAPAVLKATKGKRIGEIVSGSGVVEIV